In Polyangiaceae bacterium, the DNA window CCGCGGGCCCCAGGGCCCCGCCCGAGGATTCATTCGATGCGAACGCATGTCGAGAAGCCTGCCGATGCGCAGGCCACGCGCAAATGGTGGGTGATTGACGCTAAGGGTCAACCCCTGGGCCGGCTCGCGAGCCGCGTCGCCAGTGTGTTGAGTGGCAAGCACAAGCCCACCTACACCCCCCACGTGGACACCGGGGACTTCGTGATCGTGGTGAACGCCAGCGCCGTGAAGCTGAGCGGCAACAAGGCCACGACGAAGCGCTACTACCGCCACACCGGTCACCCGGGTGGCATCTTCTCCAAGAGCTTCGGCGAGCTCGCGGAGAAGCAACCCAACGTGCCCATCGAGAAGGCCGTGAAGGGCATGCTCCCCAAGAGTGTGCTTGGACGCCACATGCTCGAGAAGCTCAAGGTCTACGGCGGTGCCGAGCATCCGCATCAGGCTCAGAAGCCCGAACCGCTCACTCTCTGAGAGATCCCAAGAAAATGGCTGAAGCAAATCAGACCTACTCCACCGGCAAGCGCAAGACCGCGGTCGCTCGCGTCTGGATCAAGCCAGGCTCCGGCGAGATGCGCGTGAACGACGTCCAACTGGACGACTACTTCGAGCGGATGACCACTCGCATGATCGCGCGGCAGTCCCTCGAGCTGCTCGAGCTCATCGACAAGTACGACGTGCGTGCCACGGTGGCG includes these proteins:
- the rplM gene encoding 50S ribosomal protein L13, with translation MRTHVEKPADAQATRKWWVIDAKGQPLGRLASRVASVLSGKHKPTYTPHVDTGDFVIVVNASAVKLSGNKATTKRYYRHTGHPGGIFSKSFGELAEKQPNVPIEKAVKGMLPKSVLGRHMLEKLKVYGGAEHPHQAQKPEPLTL
- the rpsI gene encoding 30S ribosomal protein S9, translated to MAEANQTYSTGKRKTAVARVWIKPGSGEMRVNDVQLDDYFERMTTRMIARQSLELLELIDKYDVRATVAGGGHSAQAEAMRNGIAKALASEDPERRRALKRAGYLTRDARKKERKKYGQPGARKRFQYSKR